In Bacillus horti, the following proteins share a genomic window:
- a CDS encoding PadR family transcriptional regulator, with protein sequence MSVRYGLLALLFHQQNHGYDLKVEIEALLGSKGKINPGQIYTTLDRLIRDQLVSSAIMDDQERKLYQINAEGKKELEHWLLEPVPYHDAKGDFQFKWSCARKIGFDQEKVMLNQQKAMIMKDVMELTKLKTEFLLQGDENKYLLISGTLLHLEADLNWIHQVENRNRA encoded by the coding sequence ATGTCAGTTAGGTACGGATTATTAGCATTGCTTTTTCATCAACAAAATCATGGATATGACCTAAAGGTAGAGATAGAAGCCCTTCTAGGAAGTAAAGGAAAAATTAATCCTGGTCAAATCTATACGACTCTCGATCGTCTCATTCGAGATCAGCTTGTTTCATCTGCCATCATGGATGATCAAGAAAGAAAGCTTTATCAAATTAATGCCGAGGGTAAAAAGGAGCTAGAGCATTGGCTGCTAGAGCCGGTACCCTATCATGACGCTAAAGGAGATTTTCAATTTAAGTGGAGCTGTGCTCGTAAGATTGGTTTTGATCAGGAGAAAGTCATGCTGAATCAACAAAAAGCCATGATCATGAAGGATGTTATGGAATTGACTAAGCTAAAAACTGAGTTTCTCCTGCAAGGTGATGAGAATAAGTATTTATTAATCTCGGGTACACTTTTGCATTTAGAAGCAGATTTAAACTGGATTCATCAGGTTGAAAATCGAAATCGAGCATAA
- a CDS encoding VOC family protein — MKKQCWINLPVEDIDRSIKFFTHLGFTVQQQHGSGQAELFIGDNNVLVMLFPKETFRNFTRNELVDTTKSTEVLFSIDAQSREEVDELSRKVTEAGGTIFSAPSNNQGWMYGCGFADPDGHRWNVLYMDRSNMPQG, encoded by the coding sequence ATGAAGAAACAATGTTGGATCAATCTCCCTGTAGAAGATATTGATAGATCTATTAAATTTTTCACTCATCTCGGATTTACTGTTCAGCAGCAGCATGGCAGTGGTCAGGCAGAATTATTTATCGGTGATAACAATGTACTCGTAATGCTTTTTCCAAAGGAGACTTTCAGAAATTTCACTAGAAATGAGCTCGTTGACACAACAAAATCTACCGAAGTATTATTCTCCATTGATGCTCAGAGCAGGGAGGAAGTAGATGAGCTGTCTAGAAAAGTGACAGAAGCAGGGGGTACAATCTTTAGCGCCCCCTCCAACAATCAGGGATGGATGTACGGTTGCGGTTTTGCCGATCCAGACGGACACAGGTGGAATGTGTTGTACATGGATAGGAGCAATATGCCGCAGGGATAA